A region from the Drosophila takahashii strain IR98-3 E-12201 chromosome 2L, DtakHiC1v2, whole genome shotgun sequence genome encodes:
- the LOC123002949 gene encoding histone H2B — translation MPPKTSGKAAKKAGKAQKNITKTDKKKKRKRKESYAIYIYKVLKQVHPDTGISSKAMSIMNSFVNDIFERIAAEASRLAHYNKRSTITSREIQTAVRLLLPGELAKHAVSEGTKAVTKYTSSK, via the coding sequence ATGCCGCCTAAAACTAGTGGAAAGGCAGCCAAGAAGGCTGGCAAGGCCCAGAAGAACATCACCAAGAccgacaagaagaagaagcgcaaGAGGAAGGAGAGCTACGCCATCTACATTTACAAGGTCCTGAAGCAGGTCCATCCTGACACCGGCATTTCGTCGAAGGCGATGAGCATCATGAACAGCTTTGTGAATGATATCTTCGAGCGCATTGCTGCCGAGGCCTCTCGTCTGGCTCACTACAACAAGCGCTCGACCATCACCAGTCGGGAAATCCAAACGGCTGTTCGCCTGCTCCTGCCCGGAGAGTTGGCCAAGCACGCCGTTAGTGAGGGAACCAAGGCTGTCACCAAATACACCAGCTCCAAGTAA
- the LOC123002951 gene encoding histone H4, with the protein MTGRGKGGKGLGKGGAKRHRKVLRDNIQGITKPAIRRLARRGGVKRISGLIYEETRGVLKVFLENVIRDAVTYTEHAKRKTVTAMDVVYALKRQGRTLYGFGG; encoded by the coding sequence ATGACTGGTCGCGGTAAAGGAGGCAAAGGCTTGGGAAAAGGAGGCGCCAAGCGTCATCGCAAAGTGCTGCGTGATAACATCCAGGGTATCACGAAGCCAGCTATCCGCCGTTTGGCTCGTCGTGGCGGCGTAAAGCGCATCTCTGGACTCATTTACGAGGAAACACGTGGCGTTCTGAAGGTGTTCTTGGAGAACGTTATCCGTGATGCCGTCACCTACACCGAACACGCCAAGAGGAAGACTGTCACAGCCATGGATGTTGTGTACGCCCTGAAGAGGCAAGGCCGCACCCTGTACGGCTTCGGCGGTTAA
- the LOC123002946 gene encoding histone H2A translates to MSGRGKGGKVKGKAKSRSNRAGLQFPVGRIHRLLRKGNYAERVGAGAPVYLAAVMEYLAAEVLELAGNAARDNKKTRIIPRHLQLAIRNDEELNKLLSGVTIAQGGVLPNIQAVLLPKKTEKKA, encoded by the coding sequence ATGTCTGGTCGTGGAAAAGGTGGCAAAGTGAAGGGAAAGGCAAAGTCCCGCTCGAACCGTGCCGGTCTTCAGTTCCCAGTGGGCCGTATTCACCGTCTGCTCCGCAAGGGCAACTATGCCGAGCGTGTTGGTGCCGGCGCTCCTGTTTACCTAGCTGCCGTGATGGAATATCTGGCCGCTGAGGTTCTCGAGTTGGCTGGCAATGCTGCCCGTGACAACAAGAAGACTAGGATTATCCCGCGTCATCTGCAGCTGGCCATCCGCAACGACGAGGAGTTGAACAAGCTGCTCTCCGGTGTCACCATTGCCCAGGGCGGAGTGCTGCCCAACATCCAGGCCGTTCTGTTGCCCAAGAAGACCGAGAAGAAGGCTTAA
- the LOC138911844 gene encoding histone H3 has protein sequence MARTKQTARKSTGGKAPRKQLATKAARKSAPATGGVKKPHRYRPGTVALREIRRYQKSTELLIRKLPFQRLVREIAQDFKTDLRFQSSAVMALQEASEAYLVGLFEDTNLCAIHAKRVTIMPKDIQLARRIRGERA, from the coding sequence ATGGCCCGTACCAAGCAAACCGCTCGCAAATCGACTGGTGGCAAGGCGCCACGCAAACAACTGGCTACTAAGGCCGCTCGTAAGAGCGCCCCAGCCACCGGAGGCGTGAAGAAGCCCCATCGCTATCGCCCTGGAACTGTTGCCCTGCGTGAGATCCGTCGCTACCAGAAGAGTACCGAGCTGCTGATCCGCAAACTGCCTTTCCAGCGTCTGGTGCGTGAAATCGCTCAGGACTTCAAGACTGACCTGCGATTCCAGAGCTCGGCGGTGATGGCTCTGCAGGAAGCTAGCGAAGCCTATCTGGTTGGCCTCTTTGAAGATACTAACTTGTGCGCCATTCATGCCAAGCGTGTCACCATCATGCCCAAGGACATCCAGTTGGCCCGTCGCATTCGCGGCGAGCGAGCTTAA
- the LOC123002947 gene encoding histone H2A — translation MSGRGKGGKSRSNRAGLQFPVGRIHRLLRKGNYAERVGAGAPVYLAAVMEYLAAEVLELAGNAARDNKKTRIIPRHLQLAIRNDEELNKLLSGVTIAQGGVLPNIQAVLLPKKTEKKA, via the exons ATGTCTGGTCGTGGAAAAGGTGGCAAA TCCCGCTCGAACCGTGCCGGTCTTCAGTTCCCAGTGGGCCGTATTCACCGTCTGCTCCGCAAGGGCAACTATGCCGAGCGTGTTGGTGCCGGCGCTCCTGTTTACCTAGCTGCCGTGATGGAATATCTGGCCGCTGAGGTTCTCGAGTTGGCTGGCAATGCTGCCCGTGACAACAAGAAGACTAGGATTATCCCGCGTCATCTGCAGCTGGCCATCCGCAACGACGAGGAGTTGAACAAGCTGCTCTCCGGTGTCACCATTGCCCAGGGCGGAGTGCTGCCCAACATCCAGGCCGTTCTGTTGCCCAAGAAGACCGAGAAGAAGGCTTAA
- the LOC138913682 gene encoding uncharacterized protein: MPYTKTAKKNKINLQPETPDKPTLECIPKLNSTMTTSFAHPTNSQDAAIADNNNSTGGDPTHVSGEEMDFESGNTKRRHTSEDDEYEEYECDSSSDSSTDCEEEEDEQSNLSNSELQGLLQEMKLLREENKRLQAIIAKNAKSDGNEKNNMYPPLETSGSTKYQKVQNKKTTNKKASTTSNAAQPKSTSEALMVLNAHLSGK; encoded by the coding sequence atgccATACActaaaactgcaaaaaaaaacaaaattaacttACAACCAGAAACACCCGATAAACCAACATTGGAATGTATTCCAAAACTAAACTCTACAATGACAACGAGCTTTGCACATCCAACTAACAGTCAGGATGCTGCAATAGCAGACAATAACAATTCAACGGGCGGGGACCCAACTCACGTTAGCGGTGAAGAAATGGATTTCGAATCCGGAAATACTAAACGTCGACACACATCCGAAGACGACGAATATGAGGAATATGAATGTGACTCCAGCTCCGACAGTTCTACTGACTGCGAAGAGGAGGAAGATGAGCAGTCCAATTTATCCAATTCCGAGCTCCAAGGACTACTTCAAGAAATGAAACTTCTAAGAGAGGAGAACAAACGTCTCCAAGCCATCATCGCAAAAAACGCTAAAtctgatggaaatgaaaaaaacaacATGTATCCCCCCCTAGAAACATCTGGATCAACAAAATACCAGAAGGTTCAAAACAAGAAGACCACGAACAAGAAGGCGTCTACAACATCAAACGCAGCCCAACCAAAATCAACATCAGAAG
- the LOC123002944 gene encoding histone H1-like, whose amino-acid sequence MSDSAVATSASPVAAPPAPVEKKVAAKKASGSAATKAKKTTAPPSHPPTQQMVDASIKNLKERGGSSLLAIKKYISATYKCDAQKLAPFIKKYLKSAVVNGKLIQTKGKGASGSFKLSASAKKDPKPKVASAEKKVKSKKVAAKKTGATAKKAATGAADKKPKAKKAVATKKTAEKKKTEKTKAKDAKKTGTVKAKPAATKAKSTAAKPKAAKAPKAKPAASAKPKKAVKKAAAPATAKKPKAKTTAAKK is encoded by the coding sequence ATGTCTGATTCTGCAGTTGCAACGTCCGCTTCCCCAGTGGCTGCCCCACCAGCGCCAGTTGAGAAGAAGGTGGCCGCCAAAAAGGCATCTGGATCCGCTGCTACAAAGGCAAAGAAGACCACTGCCCCGCCATCGCATCCGCCAACTCAGCAAATGGTAGACGCTTCCATCAAGAATTTGAAGGAGCGTGGCGGCTCATCGCTTCTGGCAATCAAGAAATATATCAGTGCCACTTATAAATGCGATGCCCAGAAGCTGGCTCCATTCATCAAGAAGTACTTGAAATCTGCCGTGGTCAATGGAAAGCTGATTCAAACAAAGGGAAAGGGTGCGTCTGGCTCATTTAAACTGTCGGCCTCCGCCAAGAAGGATCCCAAGCCAAAGGTTGCGTCTGCTGAGaagaaagtgaaaagcaaGAAGGTAGCCGCCAAGAAGACCGGAGCCACCGCCAAGAAGGCTGCCACGGGAGCTGCCGACAAGAAGCCCAAGGCTAAGAAGGCTGTTGCCACCAAAAAGACCGCCGAGAAGAAGAAAACGGAGAAGACGAAGGCCAAGGATGCCAAGAAAACTGGAACCGTAAAGGcaaagccagcagcaacaaaggccAAGTCGACGGCAGCGAAGCCGAAGGCGGCCAAAGCACCAAAAGCCAAACCAGCGGCGTCTGCTAAACCCAAAAAGGCGGTGAAGaaagcagctgctcctgctacCGCTAAGAAGCCGAAAGCCAAGACTACGGCTGCTAAGAAGTAA